One genomic window of Streptococcus mitis includes the following:
- a CDS encoding IS1182 family transposase, with translation MHIHYNTNQTTLPLEISSLLPQDHLVFTIEKVVNTLEDSHFHAFYHAFGRPSYHPKMLVSALLFAYSQGIFSGRKIEKMMIENLAMQYLTGQLIVSYRTINRFRVAEGMEELIRNLFIDLNLRLKMEELVTLDCLFIDGTKIEANANKYSFVWKKATEKFSAKLQEQIQVYFQEEITPLIHQAIELDTQESISSEQLLAFAQVLEEELEKLNQDIEETPVKGKDERKTQRRKLKKVLRKVKDDFSVRTEKYESYQETFEGRNSFSKTDPDATFMRMKEDHMKNGQLKAAYNLQIATENQFVLHYDIFSNPTDTKTLLPFLETYPHDVQTVVADAGYGSEENLLRLDENKVNHLIKYAMFDKEQKRGYKQSARNLANWHYDDKEDSYTHPDGWCYRFHHIKHQKTQTDFQQEIKVYYADEPESAPQKGLYMNERYQHLKTKECQALLSPKGRQIFAQRKIDVEPVFGQIKACLGYKRCNLRGKRQVRIDMGLVLMANNLLKYNKRTNQN, from the coding sequence ATGCATATTCACTATAACACAAATCAAACAACTTTACCACTAGAAATCAGTTCTTTATTGCCGCAAGACCATCTCGTCTTTACTATTGAAAAAGTGGTGAATACCTTGGAAGATAGTCACTTCCATGCCTTCTATCATGCCTTTGGTCGTCCGTCTTATCACCCTAAAATGCTTGTATCTGCTCTTCTATTTGCCTATTCACAAGGGATTTTCTCTGGTCGAAAAATTGAAAAAATGATGATTGAAAATCTCGCTATGCAATACCTAACAGGGCAGTTGATTGTCAGCTACCGCACCATCAATCGTTTTCGTGTAGCTGAAGGGATGGAAGAACTCATTCGTAATCTTTTCATCGACCTCAATCTTCGTTTAAAAATGGAAGAGTTAGTGACCTTAGATTGTCTGTTTATTGACGGGACTAAGATTGAAGCTAATGCCAACAAGTATAGTTTCGTGTGGAAGAAAGCGACAGAGAAATTCTCCGCCAAACTTCAAGAACAGATACAAGTCTATTTTCAAGAAGAAATCACTCCTCTTATCCATCAAGCTATCGAACTGGATACACAAGAGTCTATCTCCTCAGAGCAGTTGCTTGCATTCGCTCAAGTCCTTGAAGAAGAATTGGAAAAACTGAACCAGGACATTGAGGAGACACCCGTTAAAGGAAAGGATGAACGTAAAACCCAGCGTCGTAAACTCAAGAAAGTCTTGCGAAAAGTCAAGGATGATTTTTCAGTACGTACTGAAAAATATGAGAGCTATCAGGAGACATTTGAAGGGCGTAACAGTTTTTCCAAAACCGATCCAGATGCCACTTTTATGAGAATGAAAGAAGACCATATGAAAAATGGCCAACTCAAGGCTGCTTATAATCTTCAAATCGCTACTGAAAATCAATTTGTTCTTCACTATGATATCTTCTCAAATCCGACAGATACCAAAACTCTTCTGCCATTCCTTGAAACCTATCCACATGACGTACAGACAGTTGTCGCAGATGCTGGATATGGAAGTGAAGAGAACCTCCTTCGTTTAGATGAAAATAAGGTAAACCATCTGATTAAATATGCCATGTTTGATAAGGAACAGAAGAGAGGCTATAAACAGTCAGCTAGAAACTTAGCGAATTGGCACTATGATGATAAGGAGGATAGCTACACACATCCTGATGGCTGGTGCTATCGTTTTCACCATATCAAACATCAGAAAACACAGACGGACTTTCAACAGGAAATCAAGGTTTACTACGCTGATGAACCTGAATCAGCCCCTCAAAAGGGACTGTATATGAATGAACGCTATCAGCACTTAAAAACGAAAGAATGCCAGGCGCTTTTATCTCCCAAAGGTAGACAGATTTTCGCTCAACGCAAGATTGATGTGGAACCTGTCTTTGGGCAGATAAAGGCTTGTTTGGGTTACAAGAGATGTAATCTGAGAGGCAAGCGTCAAGTGAGAATTGACATGGGATTGGTACTTATGGCCAATAACCTCCTAAAATACAATAAGAGAACGAATCAAAATTAA